The Clostridium sp. DL-VIII DNA window CTTTAAATGAAATAATATATGATTTCTTTGATACCTTAAAATCAAGAACAAGAGGCTATGCTTCTTTGGATTATGAATTCAAAGGATATACTCAGACTAAGTTAGTTAAGCTAGATATATTATTAAATGGAGATATAGTTGATGCATTATCAATGATAGTTCCCGAAGAAAGAGCTTACCATAAAGGAAGAGGAATTGCAGAAAAATTAAAAGAAATTATTCCAAGACAGTTATTTGAAATTCCAATTCAAGCTGCGGTCGGATCTAAAATCATTGCGAGAGAAACCGTAAAAGCAATGAGAAAAGATGTATTAGCTAAATGTTATGGTGGAGATATTTCAAGAAAGAAGAAGCTGCTTGAAAAGCAAAAAGAAGGAAAGAAGAGAATGAGGCAGGTTGGTTCTGTTGAAGTTCCACAAGAAGCATTTATGGCTGTTTTAAAGGTAGACTAGATTATAGATAGATATAAAAGCTTAATTTACAAGTTACAAGTAAGAAGTAAATCTTATGATTTATTTCTATATACTAGGCATAAGACAATATAGATTCCTAAAATTATTATAAATAAAAGATATTATTTTCAAGGAATTATTTGTATAATAGTAGATAGTAGTATGCAAATAATTATTGGTAGAAAGATGGAGGGGTTATATGTTTTTGAATGAACTTAGTAAGAATGAAGGAATTGTATTTATGCAATTAGTTAAGAATCTTGCGAATATAGATAATACCTTTGCTAAAGAAGAAAAAAATCTTTATTATGATTATTTAAAGGAATTAAATATAGAGGAAAACGAAGTAGCTGATGATGATTTAAACTCAATATGCAGAGTTTTAGAAGATTCTTCTGAAAGAACAAAGAATATAATTTATTTTGAATTGATAGGTCTTGCACTTATTGACGGAGAGTATGATGAAAAAGAAGTTACTTTCTTAGAAGAAGTAGGAGATAAATTAAGCATAAAACGTAATAAAAGAATAGCTTTTGCCAATTACTTCTACAATTTTATTGATGTATATGGTTTTTCAGTTGTTGATGCAGATAGTAAAATAGCTTTATTAAAGGAACAAGCAGAAAAATTATTAGTTTAGTAAGTTAAAATAAAATTACTTAAAATAAATATTGAGCAAAGAAAGGAAATGTACAGCATAAGTTCCTCTCTTTGCTCAATTGTTTTAGTGTACAGATAAATAGGGAATTGGAGGAGATTTTAATTGAAAGATATTTCATTATATATACATATACCATTTTGTAAGCAGAAATGCCTTTATTGTGATTTTCCATCGTATTCAGGAAAAGAAAAATTAATGGATAAATATATTGATGCACTAAATAAGGAAATACTGCAAAAAGCAGAGGCTTATTCTATAAACAGCATATTTATTGGTGGAGGCACGCCATCTCATCTTAATGATTCCAATCTGAAAAGTCTGCTAGATACTTTAAATAAGCTTAATTTGAAGACAGATATAGAATTTACAATAGAATGCAATCCTGGAACAGTAAATAGAAGTAAACTTAGTATTATGAAAGACGGTAAGGTAAATAGAATAAGCTTTGGATTACAATCTGCAAAAGATTCTATTCTAAGGGAAATTGGAAGAATACATAATTATAAAGAATTTAAAAGCAATTATTTATTAGCCAGAGAGATTGGATTTGATAATATTAATGTTGATTTAATGTTTGGCTTACCGAATCAGAGTAGTGAGGATTTTAAAGAGACCTTAGAAGAAATTGTGAAGTTGAATCCAGAGCATATATCGGCATATAGCTTGATAATAGAAGAAGGAACTTATTTCTACGATTTATATGATAAGGATAAGCTGAAACTCCCCGATGAAGAGCAGGAAAGAGAGATGTATTTATCAGCAAAGGAAATTCTAGGTCAATATAGTTACCATCAATATGAGATATCTAATTATGCAAAGAAAGGAAAGGAATGTTTTCATAATAAGGTCTATTGGAAGTGCAATGAATACTTAGGATTAGGTGTGTCTGCTAGCTCTTTCATAAACGAAAATAGAATCAAAAATATAGATGATATTGAAGAATATATAAAAAGAATAAATGAAGCTGAAGATGTTACGCAGGAAGTTCATGTAAACACTATAAAAGATGATATGGAAGAATTCGTATTTATGGGACTTAGAATGATTGAAGGCATAAAAACAAGTGAATTTGCCAAAAGATTTAATAAAGATATATATGAAGTCTATGGAGATGTAATTGAAAAAAATATAAAAAAAGGATTATTAATTTCAAGTTCGGGGAAACTGTATCTGAGCTCGAAAGGAATAGAATTATCCAATTATGTGATGAGCGATTTCATTTTATGATGTGATATTTAAATAAATCTTTTATTATGAAATAGATTGCAAAAAGATTACTGGAGAAAACTAAAGAAAATAGCAGTAATAAAGAGATAAATTTATAAAATCGAAAAAATAATAACTAAATAAAGTTATAATAAAAATAAATAGAATTGACAAAAAACATCATAAATAATATATTAAAAACATAGTCATTAGCACTCGAGCTTAATGAGTGCTAACAAAAAGAGGGTGAGGTTATGAGTATTGATGAAAGAAAGATAAGGATACTTCAAGCTATTATCAATGACTATATTCGCAGCGGAGATCCTGTTGGATCTAGAACTATTGCGAAGAACTATAATTTGGGCATTGGATCTGCAACTATTAGGAATGAAATGGCTGATCTTGAAGACATGGGATACTTAGAACAACCTCATGCTTCTGCAGGAAGAATTCCTTCTAGCAAAGGATACAGATTATATGTTGATCAGCTTATGGAGAGTCAAAGATTGACAGTTGAAGAAGACTTGAAGATTAAACAATATATAATTGATACTGCAATGCTTGAAGTAGATAAAATAGTTAAGCAGACTAGCGCTTTATTATCTGAGCTTACTAAGTTAACTTGTATAATAGAAGCTCCATCGGTTAAGAAGAGTTTTATTAAATCTATTCAGCTTATTAAGGTTGATGAACACAATTTAGTATCAGTTTTTTTAACAGACACAGGGCTTATTAAAAATCATATAATGAAGCTCAATAGCAAGGTTCCAGAAGTAGAAACTTTAAATCAAATAAACAAAGTTATCAATAATAGATTGGTGAATCTTTCTATACAGGAAATTAATCTAGAAGTAATTAATAATCTGAAGAAAGATTTAGGACAATATGAAGAAATATTTAATGCAATTTTACCACTATTATATGAAACATTAAATTCAGCAGATACTACAGAAGTGTTTATGGAAGGAACAACCAATATATTCAATTATCCAGAGTACAATGATATTGATAAGGCAAAAGAGATGCTGTCGCTTCTTAATGATAAAGAAGCTTTAATAGATTTATTTGATCCACAGGATAATATAACAGTCAGCATAGGCGATGAAAATTATAAGCTGCAGGCTAAGGATTGCAGTATAATATCAGCCGAATATTCTTTCAGAGATAGGCCTATTGGAAAAATTGGATTAATTGGGCCTAGAAGAATCAATTATTCAAAAGTAATAGCAATCATGTCTGAAGTTATAAAGGAGCTTAATAATATATTAAGCAATGATAAAATATAAGTCCTAGATTAAAGAGAAGAGGTGTTACTTAGATATATGGCAGAAAATAATGTTAAAGATGAAGAACTAAAGAATGAAGAAATTAAAGAGGAAGAAGTAACTGAAGCTACAGCTAATGATGCAGTAGAAAATCAGGAAACTAGCGAGGCTGTAGATGAAACTTGCAAAGATGCAGGAAATAATTTAGAAGAGGAAAATAAAAAATTGCAGGAAGAATTAGATAATACAAAAGACAGATTATTAAGATTAACAGCTGAATATGACAATTATAGAAAGAGAACTTCTAAAGAAAAAGAAGGAATATATAGTGATGCATATGTTGATGTATTAAAAGAAATTATTCCTGTTCTTGATAATTTAGAAAGAGCTATTGCAGCAGATGGAAGTATAGAAGATTTAAAAAAAGGAATTGAAATGACTATTAAAGGCTGCAAGGATGCATTTGCAAAACTTGGAGTTGAAGAAATAGATGCTTCAGGAGAATTTGATCCTAACCTTCATAATGCAGTAATGCATGTAGAAGATGAGAACTTAGGCAAAAATGTTGTAGCTGAAGTTTTCCAAAAGGGATATAAAAAAGATGACAAAATAATAAGACATACAATGGTTAAAGTAGCTAACTAAAAAAGTAAAATTACTTATTAAAATATTTAATTGAAAAATTCAAATTAAAATAAACTAATAGAGTTTTAGGAGGAATAATATCATGGGAAAAATTATAGGAATTGATTTAGGAACTACAAATTCATGTGTAGCCGTTATGGAAGGTGGAGAACCAACTGTTATAGCAAATTCAGAAGGAGCTAGAACTACTCCTTCAGTAGTATCATTCCAAGCAAATGGAGAAAGATTAGTTGGTCAAGTTGCAAAAAGACAAGCGATTACAAATCCAGATAAGACAGTTATCTCAATAAAGAGACACATGGGAACAAGTTACAAAGTTGATATAGATGGAAAACAATATTCACCACAAGAAATTTCTGCTATGGTACTTCAAAAGATCAAAGCTGATGCTGAAAGCTATTTAGGTGAAACTGTAACACAAGCAGTTATAACTGTACCAGCTTACTTTAACGATAGCCAAAGACAAGCAACTAAAGATGCAGGAAAAATTGCTGGTCTTGAAGTATTAAGAATAATCAACGAACCAACAGCAGCATCACTTGCTTATGGTTTAGATAAAATGGATTCAGCACACAAGATTTTAGTTTATGATTTAGGTGGTGGTACTTTCGATGTATCTATCTTAGATCTTGGAGATGGAGTATTTGAAGTATTATCAACTAACGGAGATACTAAACTTGGTGGAGATGACTTTGATGAAAAAGTAATGCACTATATTGCTGATGATTTCAAAGCTTCAAATGGAATTGATTTAATGCAAGATAAGATGGCAGTTCAAAGATTAAAAGAAGCTGCTGAAAAAGCAAAGATCGAATTATCTTCATCAATGCAAACAAACATTAATTTACCATTTATCACAGCAGATGCAACAGGTCCAAAACACATAGACTTAACATTAACTAGAGCAAAATTCAATGAAATAACTCATGACTTAGTTGAAAGAAGTATTGAGCCAATGAAAAAAGCATTAGCTGATGCAAAACTTTCATTAAGTGATATTGATAAGATAATTTTAGTAGGTGGATCAACAAGAATTCCAGCAGTAGTAGAAGCTGTTAAGAACTTTACAGGAAAAGAACCATCTAAAGGAGTTAACCCAGATGAATGTGTTGCAGTTGGTGCAGCTATTCAAGCAGGTGTACTTACTGGAGAAGTTAAGGATGTAGTATTACTTGATGTTACACCATTAACACTTGGAATTGAAACAGCAGGTGGAATAGCTACTCCATTAATTGAAAGAAATACAACTATTCCAACAAAGAAGAGTCAAGTATTCTCAACTGCTGCTGATAATCAAACATCAGTTGAAATCAACGTAGTACAAGGTGAAAGACAAATGGCTATGGATAATAAGTCACTTGGAAGATTCACATTATCAGGAATAGCTCCAGCTCCAAGAGGAATTCCTCAAATCGAAGTTACATTTGATATAGATGCTAATGGTATTGTTAAAGTATCAGCTTTAGATAAAGGAACTGGAAAAGAAGCTAACATCACAATTACAGCTTCAACTAACTTAAGTGATGATGAAGTAGATAAGGCTGTAAAAGAAGCTGAAAAGTTTGCAGAAGAAGATAAAAAGAGAAAAGAAAAGATTGAAGCTGTAAACAACGCAGATCAAACAATTTATCAAATAGAAAAGACATTAAATGAAGTAGGAGATAAAGCTACAGAAGATGAAAAAGCTACTGTAAAAGCTAAGATTGAAGATCTTAAGAAAGTTAAAGATGGCGATGATGTAGAAGCAATTAAAGCAGCAATTGAAGCTGTAAATCAATCATTCTATCCAATAGCTACAAAGATGTATCAACAAGCTGGAGCAGAAGCAGGTGCTGACCAAGATGCAGCAGGTGGAGCACAAAGTGCACCACATGATGATAATGTAGTAGATGCTGATTTCAAGGTTGATGAAGATAAATAATATAGTTTAGTTGTAATAAAACTTAATTATTAATATAAGTGAGAATCAAAATCTTGTATTTTGCAATTCGAACTTACCCAGCGAACGCATGTGAGTCGGGTTTCATTAGAGATAGGGGAAGGCAATTTCGTCTTCCCTTTTCTAAAGTATGCAGAGAAAATAATAAAAGTTGCACATTTTACTATTGTAAATTGTATATTTATAATTGGAGAAGTTATTATTTATACATTTATGATCTGGATTGTGTGGAGTTTAAATTTAAATTATGCATTGTACATTGCATGCAGTTCGCTGTAAATCGTGAATTGCGAACTGTACACTGATAAAGTACTAGGTGGTGAATATAAACAAATGGCAAATAAAGACTATTATGAGGTGCTTGGGCTTGAAAAAGGTGCAAGTGATGATGAAATAAAAAGAGCCTTTAGAAAATTAGCAGTAAAATATCATCCAGATAGAAATCAAGGGAATGCTGAAGCTGAAGAAAAGTTTAAAGAGATAAATGAAGCTTATCAAATTCTTTCGGATCCAGAAAAGAAGGCTAAATATGATCAATTTGGATCTGCCGCTTTTGATGGAAGTGGAGGCTTTGGAGGCGGTGGCTTCGGAGGTTTCGATGGCTTTGATATGGGAGGTTTTGGAGATATTTTTGAATCGTTCTTTGGTGGAGGGGGATCAGGTTCTAGAAGAAGAAATGGTCCTGTAAGAGGTAATGATCTTGAATATACAATAACCTTAACATTTGAAGAAGCTGTTTTTGGAGTAGAAAAAGAAATTTCAATAACTAGAAATGAAAATTGTGAACACTGTAATGGAAGCGGTGCTGAGCCTGGAACTAGTGCAAAGACTTGCCCAACTTGTGGAGGTTCAGGTCAAGTAAGAGTTCAAAGACAAACTCCTCTTGGAAGCTTTGTTTCAACTTCTACTTGTGATACTTGTAGAGGAACAGGTAAAATAATAGAAAAACCATGTTCAAGTTGTAGAGGAAATGGTAATGTTAGAAAGACAAGAAAGATAAAAGTTAACATACCAGCAGGAGTAGATACAGGTAATGTTATGCCACTACGTGGTCAAGGTGAACATGGATTAAGAGGTGGAAACCCTGGAGATTTATATGTTAGAATTAATGTAACTCCATCGAAGGTATTCACAAGAAAAGGAAATGATATATATATTGATGCTCATGTTTCTATGGCTAAGGCTACTTTAGGTACAGAAATAACTGTAGCTACAGTAGATGGAAATGTTAAATATTCTGTTCCGGCAGGTACTCAATCTGGAACTATGTTTAGATTAAAAGGTAAGGGAATACAAAGAGTTAATTCAGGTGGCAAAGGAGATCAATATGTAAAAGTCATAGTTGATATTCCTAAGACATTAAATAAAGAACAGAGAGAGGCATTGTACAGCTTTATGAAAGCATCAGGTGAAGAAGTTGATGAAGCTGTGGCTCCAAAGAAAAAATTATTCGGGAAAAATAGATAATATAAGCAAATTTTTTTAAGAAACTGTTTAAGTAGCAGCTGTGCTGAAATTTGAACAGTTTCTTTTTTTATATATAATAAGTCAGAAAAATTAGTGATATAGATTTAAAAATGCTACAATTACAGAATATGCTATAATTGATTTGTATATGGAAATATTGCGAATTTATGAACGGAAAATAATATTATACCAGTATATTGGGTAGACAAAAATAATATTGCATCTGTTGAATTAGCAAAAAAAGTAGGTTTTAAGATTATGTATAGTAGGAACTGATTAGAATTATAAAAGTGAGGAGAGTTACAGTGGAACTGTGGGATATTTATGATAAGAATAGAAACTTAACTGGTAGAAAAATTAAGCGGGGCAGTGAATTTGGAAAAGATGATTTTCATCTTGTAGTTCATGTGTGTATTTTTAATTCAAGAAATGAGATGATTATTCAACAACGTCAGCCATGGAAAGAAGGATGGCCTAATATGTGGGATATAACTGTTGGAGGGAGCGCTTGGGCTGGTGAAACAAGCGTACAAGCTGCCGAAAGAGAAACGCTAGAAGAAATAGGATATAAAATTGATCTATCAAGTGAACGACCATTTTTTACTATAAATTTTGAAGCTGGTTTTGATGATTATTATTTTATTGAGCGAGAAATAAATATTAAAGAGCTAAAATTACAATATGAAGAAGTACAATCAGTGAAATGGGCAAGCAAAGATGAAATTTTACAATTAGTCAAAGAAGGAAAGTTTATAGATTATTGGTTTACTGGACTTTTATTCGATATGAGAAAACATAGAGGAGGGCACCGCATAGTATAAATTTCATTTATGGTACTGTGCTTAATATAGTAAAAAAATATTTTTCAATTATAGGGATATAGAAACTAAATATGTGCTATGCATAATGGTTTGATATAAATATTTTGAGGATTAGATATACTAAATTATCAATAGATACTAGTTCTGAATAAGATTATGCACGAAGGAAGTCAAAGTGTTGAAAAAGATATAATTGCTAATAATGGTTTTACTGCAAGGAAACCTATAAAGGTGTTTGTATTAATAATATTATTTTAAGTATAGTTATTTTAATGATTAACGATATGAGTATGAGAGAAAGGGGTTAGATATGATTGAAGTAAAAAAGGTAGAATCCATAGAATTAATAGAAGAGCAAAGAGAAGTGTATATGAGGTCGCTGCCTTCTGCTCAAGAAGAATATCTTGAGCAGATAGTTAATAGATGTGACTATTATAAAATTGAACTAAAATCAAAAACACAGGGATATTTTTGTGTGGATAAAGATAAAGTGCTGTATGAGTTTTATTTGAATGATGAAGTGGTAACATTTGCGCAAGATATATTTAAAACTTTGCTAGAGGAAGAATATTTTATAGCAGCAGAATGTAAATCATTTGATTATTTGTTGATGTCCCTATGCTTAGATTTTAATAAAAAGGCTGTTTGCTCAGGATATTTGTTTAGAAATTTTGTTAATGTAAAAAATTCGTTAGATGGATTTAAGAGTAAATGTTTTAGGTTAGCAAATTTAAAAGATGGCGAAAAAATTTCTGAGATAAGCGAAGACTTTTTTGAAAATTTAGAAGAACAAATTTTAAAAGAAGAGATATTCGTATTGTATTCTGATGAAACTTTACTTGCAGCAGGTGTTGCTCAGAAAGTTTTCAGAAGCATGGATTATTATGATATAGGTATGATAGTAAAAAAGGAGTATAGAAACAGGGGGATTGGAACATATATTATAACAAAATTAAGAGAAAATTGCTGTGCACATAATGTGGTACCTATTTGCGGCTGCTGGTATTATAATCATGCTTCAAAAAGAACTCTTGAAAAAGCTGGATTTATTTCAAAACATAGAATCATAACATTTAATTTTAAATGAGTAATAAAAATACTATATATAAATTTAATGCACTAGACATTATTAAATTTAATGTTTAGTGCATTTGGTTTTAGGCCAATATAATTATAAGATATTAATGAATTGGTTAATATGGTATTTTCCAGTGTAAAATTAGATTATTCTTCTGATTTAATCTGATAAGGTCTCATCATGTCATTATCTTCGTGGTCTAAGATGTGGCAGTGCCATACATAACCAGGACCAGCGGAAGGATCAAATGGAAATAAATTTTCACCAGGATGTGAATTAGCATTTTGAGGAGCAAAGCGAATTCGCATTTTTGTTATTTCTCCAGGATATGCTTTTACAGTATCCTTCCAGCCAGCTTCGTTATCTTCTGGAGGGATAGGATTACCTATTATATATGGTGTTGTATAAAGTGTTTTCGGTTTAACCATCCATGGTGGATTTCCTAAATCAGAATTTAATTTAAGCCAGTCCTGGGTATATTTATCTACCTCGAACTTTTGCCTGCAGGATAGTTTGAATTCTACAAGATGCAAGTGGATAGGATGTGCATCAGCGGTTAGATTAACTATATACCATTCCTCTGTTGAACCTACAACTGGCAATTCGGAAATTGGAGCTGACCAACGTTGTCCATTTAATGTTACTATTAATGGACCATTAGCTCCAGCAGTTTCATAAAGTGTAAATATTCTTATTTTTGATGGAGCAGGCAAATGTGGTATAGGAGTATCTCTTAGTGTTTTTGGAAGAGGAGTAGGCATCATCATGTCAGTATTATGATTGATGGTAAATTGCATTATTTGTCCTACAGTATCAGGATTAGGTTTATCACCTGTAGGATAAGGTGCATTTGCATCATTACAGAGAATTATTTTAGTACAGCTAGGAATCTCAGAAAAGTCTACAAGTATATCCGCACGTTCTGCAGGAGCAAGAAGAATAGAAGTTAGTGGTACTGGTTTGTTAAGATAACCGCCATCTGTTCCTATTTGCCAAAATTGCATTCCATTTGAAAATTTAAGATTATAGAATCGTGCATTTGAACCATTTAAGATTCTAAAACGATATCTGGTCATGTCAACATCTAGATTAGGCCATACTGTTCCATTTACCATAATGGTGTCTCCAAAAAACTCAGGCTGCCAATAAGGATGGATTTCTGGATTGTCACCTTGAGTAGGAAAATTTAAGCTGCCATCAGCAT harbors:
- the hemW gene encoding radical SAM family heme chaperone HemW, whose amino-acid sequence is MKDISLYIHIPFCKQKCLYCDFPSYSGKEKLMDKYIDALNKEILQKAEAYSINSIFIGGGTPSHLNDSNLKSLLDTLNKLNLKTDIEFTIECNPGTVNRSKLSIMKDGKVNRISFGLQSAKDSILREIGRIHNYKEFKSNYLLAREIGFDNINVDLMFGLPNQSSEDFKETLEEIVKLNPEHISAYSLIIEEGTYFYDLYDKDKLKLPDEEQEREMYLSAKEILGQYSYHQYEISNYAKKGKECFHNKVYWKCNEYLGLGVSASSFINENRIKNIDDIEEYIKRINEAEDVTQEVHVNTIKDDMEEFVFMGLRMIEGIKTSEFAKRFNKDIYEVYGDVIEKNIKKGLLISSSGKLYLSSKGIELSNYVMSDFIL
- the hrcA gene encoding heat-inducible transcriptional repressor HrcA, yielding MSIDERKIRILQAIINDYIRSGDPVGSRTIAKNYNLGIGSATIRNEMADLEDMGYLEQPHASAGRIPSSKGYRLYVDQLMESQRLTVEEDLKIKQYIIDTAMLEVDKIVKQTSALLSELTKLTCIIEAPSVKKSFIKSIQLIKVDEHNLVSVFLTDTGLIKNHIMKLNSKVPEVETLNQINKVINNRLVNLSIQEINLEVINNLKKDLGQYEEIFNAILPLLYETLNSADTTEVFMEGTTNIFNYPEYNDIDKAKEMLSLLNDKEALIDLFDPQDNITVSIGDENYKLQAKDCSIISAEYSFRDRPIGKIGLIGPRRINYSKVIAIMSEVIKELNNILSNDKI
- the grpE gene encoding nucleotide exchange factor GrpE, producing the protein MAENNVKDEELKNEEIKEEEVTEATANDAVENQETSEAVDETCKDAGNNLEEENKKLQEELDNTKDRLLRLTAEYDNYRKRTSKEKEGIYSDAYVDVLKEIIPVLDNLERAIAADGSIEDLKKGIEMTIKGCKDAFAKLGVEEIDASGEFDPNLHNAVMHVEDENLGKNVVAEVFQKGYKKDDKIIRHTMVKVAN
- the dnaK gene encoding molecular chaperone DnaK, translating into MGKIIGIDLGTTNSCVAVMEGGEPTVIANSEGARTTPSVVSFQANGERLVGQVAKRQAITNPDKTVISIKRHMGTSYKVDIDGKQYSPQEISAMVLQKIKADAESYLGETVTQAVITVPAYFNDSQRQATKDAGKIAGLEVLRIINEPTAASLAYGLDKMDSAHKILVYDLGGGTFDVSILDLGDGVFEVLSTNGDTKLGGDDFDEKVMHYIADDFKASNGIDLMQDKMAVQRLKEAAEKAKIELSSSMQTNINLPFITADATGPKHIDLTLTRAKFNEITHDLVERSIEPMKKALADAKLSLSDIDKIILVGGSTRIPAVVEAVKNFTGKEPSKGVNPDECVAVGAAIQAGVLTGEVKDVVLLDVTPLTLGIETAGGIATPLIERNTTIPTKKSQVFSTAADNQTSVEINVVQGERQMAMDNKSLGRFTLSGIAPAPRGIPQIEVTFDIDANGIVKVSALDKGTGKEANITITASTNLSDDEVDKAVKEAEKFAEEDKKRKEKIEAVNNADQTIYQIEKTLNEVGDKATEDEKATVKAKIEDLKKVKDGDDVEAIKAAIEAVNQSFYPIATKMYQQAGAEAGADQDAAGGAQSAPHDDNVVDADFKVDEDK
- the dnaJ gene encoding molecular chaperone DnaJ, yielding MANKDYYEVLGLEKGASDDEIKRAFRKLAVKYHPDRNQGNAEAEEKFKEINEAYQILSDPEKKAKYDQFGSAAFDGSGGFGGGGFGGFDGFDMGGFGDIFESFFGGGGSGSRRRNGPVRGNDLEYTITLTFEEAVFGVEKEISITRNENCEHCNGSGAEPGTSAKTCPTCGGSGQVRVQRQTPLGSFVSTSTCDTCRGTGKIIEKPCSSCRGNGNVRKTRKIKVNIPAGVDTGNVMPLRGQGEHGLRGGNPGDLYVRINVTPSKVFTRKGNDIYIDAHVSMAKATLGTEITVATVDGNVKYSVPAGTQSGTMFRLKGKGIQRVNSGGKGDQYVKVIVDIPKTLNKEQREALYSFMKASGEEVDEAVAPKKKLFGKNR
- a CDS encoding NUDIX domain-containing protein, whose translation is MELWDIYDKNRNLTGRKIKRGSEFGKDDFHLVVHVCIFNSRNEMIIQQRQPWKEGWPNMWDITVGGSAWAGETSVQAAERETLEEIGYKIDLSSERPFFTINFEAGFDDYYFIEREINIKELKLQYEEVQSVKWASKDEILQLVKEGKFIDYWFTGLLFDMRKHRGGHRIV
- a CDS encoding GNAT family N-acetyltransferase, with product MIEVKKVESIELIEEQREVYMRSLPSAQEEYLEQIVNRCDYYKIELKSKTQGYFCVDKDKVLYEFYLNDEVVTFAQDIFKTLLEEEYFIAAECKSFDYLLMSLCLDFNKKAVCSGYLFRNFVNVKNSLDGFKSKCFRLANLKDGEKISEISEDFFENLEEQILKEEIFVLYSDETLLAAGVAQKVFRSMDYYDIGMIVKKEYRNRGIGTYIITKLRENCCAHNVVPICGCWYYNHASKRTLEKAGFISKHRIITFNFK
- a CDS encoding multicopper oxidase, with translation MTKETLDPEIIPKYTQELIIPPVFLPNRVTDSVSGALSDNYKISMCQFKQQILPSEFAQTTVWGYSGIIRDKFTGEKIQFRSSPGATFEAIRGIPVNVKWINEITDAYSLAVDPSLHWANPNDTSMMPPDGKWPDFPPGVYCAQKDVPLVTHLHGGEQQSTFDGHPEAWWTANGLTGPKYITDTFHYPNTQEPTTLWYHDHALGVTRLNVVMGLAGFYIIKDPANPFDYPGPLITNSKYEIPIVIQDRSFNADGSLNFPTQGDNPEIHPYWQPEFFGDTIMVNGTVWPNLDVDMTRYRFRILNGSNARFYNLKFSNGMQFWQIGTDGGYLNKPVPLTSILLAPAERADILVDFSEIPSCTKIILCNDANAPYPTGDKPNPDTVGQIMQFTINHNTDMMMPTPLPKTLRDTPIPHLPAPSKIRIFTLYETAGANGPLIVTLNGQRWSAPISELPVVGSTEEWYIVNLTADAHPIHLHLVEFKLSCRQKFEVDKYTQDWLKLNSDLGNPPWMVKPKTLYTTPYIIGNPIPPEDNEAGWKDTVKAYPGEITKMRIRFAPQNANSHPGENLFPFDPSAGPGYVWHCHILDHEDNDMMRPYQIKSEE